One region of Danio aesculapii chromosome 7, fDanAes4.1, whole genome shotgun sequence genomic DNA includes:
- the cbln11 gene encoding cerebellin 11 — MALFQIFLMSVLSFCAAQDDDIMTPVVNIYSELNELKASIAELKTDLIAAKNELQEQKSLVQDLRKQIKESPKVAFTVSMSETESASRGPYTTETKLIFDKVLTNVGDAYNPATGVFTAPVKGVYYFRYSGSAFSTHDMGLSIFKGTKRFVSSYEYNSSDRNDQMSNGAVMELDVGEQVYMNLWIRSWIFVDRRYNYSTFTGYLLYPLETA, encoded by the exons ATGGCTTTATTTCAGATCTTCTTAATGTCAGTGTTGAGTTTCTGTGCAGCACAGGACGATGATATCATGACTCCTGTGGTGAATATCTACTCTGAGCTAAATGAGCTTAAAGCTTCAATTGCTGAGCTAAAAACAGACCTGATCGCTGCTAAAAATGAACTACAAGAACAGAAAAGCTTGGTTCAGGACCTGCGGAAACAAATTAAAG AGAGTCCTAAAGTGGCGTTCACTGTCTCCATGTCAGAGACGGAGAGTGCAAGCCGAGGGCCGTACACTACAGAGACCAAACTCATCTTTGATAAAGTCTTAACCAATGTTGGAGATGCGTACAATCCTGCCacag GAGTTTTCACAGCACCAGTTAAAGGTGTGTATTACTTCAGGTACTCCGGCTCTGCATTTTCTACTCATGATATGGGTCTGAGCATCTTCAAGGGCACCAAAAGATTTGTGTCTTCATACGAGTATAACTCTAGTGATCGCAACGACCAAATGTCCAACGGAGCAGTGATGGAGCTGGATGTCGGAGAGCAGGTTTACATGAACCTGTGGATCAGATCCTGGATCTTTGTAGACCGACGATACAACTACTCCACTTTTACAGGATACCTGCTTTACCCACTGGAAACTGCTTGA